Proteins found in one Streptomyces pactum genomic segment:
- a CDS encoding ATP-grasp domain-containing protein produces the protein MSVVSLESLTFGLGHLVRAADALGERLVLLTRDPSWYAYELGRLPADALDVVETDTFDVAGLTELLRRAPGPRGLISSTDTWTEVGADLAERLGLPGLDPAVLRLTRDKAAVRNRLRDAGLTRGRAVGISGRGDVAPLVEQVGLPAVVKDTAGTGSQNVWLVRDEAELRSALDEAAGRTLRGRLFAEPYFSGPVYSAETLSWAGRTRLLGVSSRLMSPEPYFREEITAFPVAFPEARRALLERWLGEVLAAIGYTDRFAHVEFVLTTGGPEVVEINPRIGGALVGEGMCRALGVNVYEAVVEAALGRRPRLMDADLPGGPAVAFVLGYPAAPGVFTGVAGLDRLADMPGSPAWYPVRSVGDPVEHLADSRGYAGIVHAEAETAELATHHAVAAANALTVLTEPFPPRGAAGGEASGG, from the coding sequence ATGAGCGTCGTCAGCCTGGAGTCACTCACCTTCGGCCTGGGCCACCTGGTGCGCGCCGCCGACGCGCTCGGCGAACGGCTGGTGCTGCTCACCCGCGACCCCTCCTGGTACGCCTACGAGCTGGGGCGGCTCCCGGCGGACGCCCTCGACGTCGTGGAGACCGACACCTTCGACGTCGCGGGGCTCACGGAACTGCTGCGCCGGGCTCCGGGCCCGCGCGGTCTGATCAGCTCGACCGACACCTGGACGGAGGTCGGCGCCGATCTCGCGGAACGGCTGGGACTGCCCGGGCTCGATCCGGCGGTGCTGCGGCTGACCCGGGACAAGGCGGCCGTCCGCAACCGCCTGCGGGACGCCGGTCTGACGCGCGGGCGGGCCGTCGGGATCTCCGGGCGCGGCGATGTGGCGCCGCTCGTCGAACAGGTCGGTCTGCCCGCCGTGGTGAAGGACACGGCGGGCACCGGGAGCCAGAACGTGTGGCTGGTCCGCGACGAGGCGGAACTGCGGAGCGCGCTGGACGAGGCGGCCGGGCGGACGCTGCGCGGCCGGCTGTTCGCGGAACCGTACTTCAGCGGTCCGGTGTACAGCGCCGAGACCCTCAGCTGGGCCGGCCGCACCCGGCTGCTGGGCGTCTCCAGCCGGCTGATGTCACCGGAGCCGTACTTCCGGGAGGAGATCACCGCGTTCCCGGTGGCGTTCCCCGAGGCACGGCGGGCGCTGCTGGAGCGGTGGCTCGGCGAGGTGCTCGCGGCGATCGGCTACACCGACCGGTTCGCGCACGTGGAGTTCGTGCTGACCACCGGCGGCCCGGAGGTCGTCGAGATCAACCCCCGGATCGGCGGCGCCCTGGTGGGCGAGGGCATGTGCCGGGCGCTGGGGGTCAACGTCTACGAGGCGGTGGTCGAGGCGGCGCTGGGCCGCCGTCCCCGTCTGATGGACGCGGACCTGCCCGGCGGCCCGGCCGTCGCCTTCGTCCTGGGCTACCCGGCCGCGCCCGGGGTGTTCACCGGCGTCGCCGGGCTGGACCGGCTGGCGGACATGCCGGGGTCGCCCGCCTGGTACCCGGTCAGGTCGGTCGGCGACCCCGTCGAGCACCTGGCCGACAGCCGCGGTTACGCCGGCATCGTCCACGCGGAGGCCGAGACCGCCGAACTGGCCACGCACCACGCGGTGGCCGCGGCCAACGCGCTGACGGTGCTCACCGAGCCGTTCCCGCCCCGGGGCGCCGCCGGCGGCGAGGCGTCCGGTGGCTGA
- a CDS encoding cysteine synthase family protein → MIHPHITDALKVPDLVRLTDGLVLLRFESMKIYSALAAVRHLLERGTIRPGQTLIDSSSGIYAYALALACHRYGMRCHIVASATVDATTRAQLEILGATVEQVSPSRDLKLDQELRVRRVREVLAGHPDRHWMRQYHDDVHYLGYHEVADRISATLPTAGLTVVGGVGSGASTGGLVERLRATDPSVRLVGVQPFGSVTFGSQDHHDPEAIIAGIGSSIVFDNVRHHLYDAVHWLDFGHAMSGTVALLRDHAVFAGLSTGAGYLAATYEARRHPDRLHLVIGADTGHRYVERVFARHAEALDPAALKPAEVRAPEEMSMPWSRMAWRRTGRPADGKVRAA, encoded by the coding sequence GTGATCCACCCCCACATCACCGACGCCTTGAAGGTCCCCGATCTCGTCCGGCTCACCGACGGCCTCGTCCTGCTCCGGTTCGAGTCGATGAAGATCTACTCCGCCCTCGCCGCCGTCCGCCACCTCCTGGAGCGCGGCACGATACGCCCGGGACAGACCCTGATCGACAGCTCCAGCGGCATCTACGCCTATGCCCTGGCGCTGGCCTGCCACCGCTACGGGATGCGGTGCCACATCGTGGCGTCGGCCACCGTGGACGCCACCACCCGCGCCCAGCTGGAGATCCTCGGTGCCACCGTGGAGCAGGTCAGCCCGTCGCGGGACCTCAAGCTGGACCAGGAGCTGCGGGTGCGGCGGGTGCGGGAGGTTCTCGCCGGCCACCCCGACCGGCACTGGATGCGCCAGTACCACGACGACGTCCACTACCTCGGCTACCACGAGGTCGCCGACCGGATCTCGGCCACGCTGCCCACCGCCGGGCTGACCGTCGTCGGCGGGGTGGGCTCCGGAGCCTCCACGGGCGGCCTGGTGGAACGCCTGCGCGCCACCGACCCCTCGGTGCGGCTGGTCGGCGTCCAGCCCTTCGGCAGCGTCACCTTCGGCAGCCAGGACCACCACGACCCGGAGGCGATCATCGCCGGCATCGGGTCCTCGATCGTCTTCGACAACGTCCGCCACCACCTCTACGACGCGGTGCACTGGCTGGACTTCGGCCACGCCATGTCCGGCACCGTCGCCCTGCTGCGCGACCACGCCGTCTTCGCCGGGCTGTCCACCGGGGCCGGCTACCTGGCCGCGACCTACGAGGCGCGCCGCCATCCCGACCGGCTGCACCTGGTGATCGGTGCCGACACCGGGCACCGCTACGTCGAGCGCGTCTTCGCCCGCCACGCCGAGGCCCTGGATCCCGCCGCGCTGAAACCGGCCGAGGTCCGCGCCCCCGAGGAGATGTCCATGCCCTGGTCCAGGATGGCGTGGCGGCGCACCGGCCGCCCGGCCGACGGGAAGGTGCGAGCGGCATGA
- a CDS encoding GHMP family kinase ATP-binding protein: protein MTGRTVSGVCHGTLGELYQGPLRAGPDPDIAVVSFPVDLHSWVHFTLGAGPPAPLPPGEKSAAAARLFLEHYGLTMPPGRWSTHSELRVGVGMASSTADIVATLRCLFRLFDLRYDPDVVIGVLASIERADSVFLDEFALYLSGRHRVVRRLGADLRFHTAHVTEPGAVDTAAVTGRLLAHYRRHGEEYERCLTDLLKGFASGDAAAVARAATASAALSQSVLPKATFDSLLAHRERFGADGVFVAHTGCLIGYLFPGRLGADLKSELSAFFHSLGHQCSFAQGGYG from the coding sequence GTGACCGGCCGCACCGTCTCCGGCGTCTGCCACGGCACCCTGGGCGAGCTGTACCAGGGCCCGTTGCGGGCCGGCCCCGATCCGGACATCGCCGTGGTGTCCTTCCCGGTGGACCTCCACTCCTGGGTGCACTTCACCCTGGGGGCGGGCCCGCCGGCCCCGCTGCCCCCGGGCGAGAAGTCCGCGGCGGCGGCCCGGCTCTTCCTGGAGCACTACGGGCTCACGATGCCGCCGGGCCGCTGGAGCACCCACTCCGAACTGCGGGTCGGGGTCGGGATGGCGAGCTCCACCGCGGACATCGTGGCGACCCTGCGCTGCCTGTTCCGGCTCTTCGACCTGCGGTACGACCCGGACGTGGTCATCGGCGTCCTGGCATCGATCGAGCGGGCCGACAGCGTCTTCCTGGACGAGTTCGCCCTGTACCTCAGCGGCCGGCACCGGGTGGTGCGGCGACTGGGCGCGGACCTGCGCTTCCACACCGCTCACGTCACCGAGCCCGGGGCGGTGGACACCGCCGCCGTCACCGGCCGGCTGCTGGCGCACTACCGGCGGCACGGGGAAGAGTACGAGCGGTGCCTGACCGACCTGCTGAAGGGCTTCGCCTCCGGCGACGCGGCCGCCGTGGCGCGGGCGGCCACCGCCAGTGCCGCCCTGTCCCAGAGCGTGCTGCCCAAGGCGACGTTCGACAGCCTGCTCGCGCACCGGGAGCGGTTCGGGGCCGACGGCGTCTTCGTCGCCCACACCGGCTGCCTGATCGGCTACCTCTTCCCCGGCCGCCTCGGCGCCGACCTGAAATCCGAACTGTCCGCCTTCTTCCATTCGCTCGGCCACCAGTGTTCCTTCGCCCAAGGAGGCTACGGGTGA
- a CDS encoding ferric reductase-like transmembrane domain-containing protein, translating to MLPETTPGDDGTATPPPARDGRPTDRGALRADLRAAVPDASAAVLVTAAVFALLYARVESGDSATVAVMPFMDDAGTYWMYLLSQAFGWSGLLWAWGTVVLGLLLSGPRPARLPVSRQVLERWHRTTSLTTMALMFAHALMFAAELVRYETGLAWAERLWAGFADAFVPGWYDSGTGRIAIPLGLGALYLAIPLGLLFYVRHRIGANTWRRLHRLVIVVYVLSVWHTLLYGTNVWYGEWPRTVLWLLQLPVAVLLLARLLWPARRSERLGAPGRRGAGSLPGRAVRTAGRVAAGAVVVALVVVVSSGHDGGRERPADPPATSPHAPEAE from the coding sequence ATGCTGCCAGAGACGACGCCGGGGGACGACGGTACGGCGACCCCGCCACCCGCCCGTGACGGGCGCCCGACCGACCGGGGCGCCCTCCGCGCCGACCTGCGGGCGGCGGTCCCCGACGCGAGCGCCGCCGTACTGGTCACGGCGGCCGTCTTCGCGCTCCTGTACGCCCGCGTGGAGTCGGGCGACTCGGCGACGGTCGCGGTCATGCCGTTCATGGACGACGCCGGCACCTACTGGATGTACCTCCTCAGTCAGGCGTTCGGCTGGTCGGGCCTGCTGTGGGCGTGGGGCACGGTCGTGCTCGGCCTGCTGCTGTCGGGGCCGCGCCCCGCCCGGCTGCCGGTGTCCCGTCAGGTCCTGGAGCGCTGGCACCGCACCACGAGCCTGACCACGATGGCCCTGATGTTCGCGCACGCGCTGATGTTCGCCGCGGAACTCGTGCGCTACGAGACCGGGCTGGCGTGGGCCGAACGGCTGTGGGCGGGCTTCGCGGACGCCTTCGTGCCCGGCTGGTACGACTCCGGCACCGGCCGCATCGCCATCCCCCTCGGGCTGGGCGCTCTGTATCTGGCCATCCCGCTGGGGCTGCTGTTCTACGTCCGGCACCGCATCGGCGCGAACACCTGGCGGCGGCTGCACCGCCTCGTCATCGTCGTCTACGTGCTGAGCGTGTGGCACACCCTGCTCTACGGCACCAACGTCTGGTACGGGGAGTGGCCGCGCACCGTGCTGTGGCTGCTGCAACTCCCGGTCGCGGTGCTGCTGCTGGCCCGGCTGCTGTGGCCCGCCCGACGGTCCGAACGGCTGGGCGCACCGGGACGGCGCGGCGCCGGGTCACTGCCGGGCCGGGCCGTGCGGACCGCCGGCCGGGTGGCGGCCGGGGCCGTGGTGGTGGCCCTGGTGGTCGTGGTGTCCTCCGGCCACGACGGCGGCCGGGAACGCCCGGCCGACCCACCCGCGACGAGCCCGCACGCCCCCGAGGCCGAATGA
- a CDS encoding DUF6458 family protein, protein MGMGGCIAMIAVGAILTFAVDVDLNGVNTPLVGLILMGVGVLGLTAYISIFKRRRTQAPSPAAPVVEERHHYDRI, encoded by the coding sequence ATGGGCATGGGCGGATGCATTGCCATGATCGCCGTCGGGGCGATCCTGACGTTCGCGGTGGACGTGGACCTGAACGGGGTCAACACCCCCCTGGTGGGGCTGATCCTGATGGGTGTGGGTGTCCTGGGCCTGACCGCTTACATCAGCATTTTCAAGCGGCGGCGCACCCAGGCACCGTCGCCGGCCGCACCGGTCGTCGAGGAGCGGCACCACTACGACCGTATCTGA